The proteins below are encoded in one region of Berryella intestinalis:
- a CDS encoding SIR2 family NAD-dependent protein deacylase: MTGNRYGNDLGRLKEAIESADAIVVGAGAGLSTAAGFTYAGERFERLFGDFAAKYGIRDMYSGGFFPFAAPEERWAWWSRHIWCNRYEPAPKDTYGKLLELLDGRDFFVLTTNVDHQFQQAGFPRERLFYTQGDYGLWQCSEPCHDITYDNYAAVKRMVEEQRDMRVPSELVPTCPRCGKPMTMNLRADGTFVEDAGWRAAAARYRAFLEAHETGRVLYLELGVGMNTPIIIKYPFYRRVYENPEAIYACVNYGEAYTAVEIRDRSIVLDADIDAVLGELL; the protein is encoded by the coding sequence GTGACTGGCAACCGGTACGGAAACGACCTGGGACGCTTGAAGGAAGCTATCGAGAGCGCCGATGCGATCGTCGTGGGAGCGGGTGCGGGCTTGTCAACCGCGGCCGGCTTCACGTATGCGGGGGAGCGCTTCGAGAGGCTGTTCGGAGACTTCGCCGCGAAGTACGGTATCCGCGACATGTATTCGGGCGGGTTCTTCCCGTTCGCCGCGCCCGAAGAGCGGTGGGCGTGGTGGAGCCGCCATATCTGGTGCAACCGCTACGAGCCGGCGCCCAAAGACACCTACGGGAAGCTCCTCGAGCTGCTGGACGGCAGGGATTTCTTCGTGCTGACCACCAACGTCGACCATCAGTTCCAACAGGCGGGCTTTCCTCGGGAGCGGCTGTTCTACACCCAGGGCGACTACGGTTTGTGGCAGTGCAGCGAACCATGCCACGACATCACCTACGACAACTACGCTGCGGTGAAGCGCATGGTGGAAGAGCAGCGCGATATGCGCGTTCCCAGCGAGTTGGTGCCCACGTGCCCCCGCTGCGGCAAGCCCATGACCATGAACCTGCGCGCGGACGGGACCTTCGTGGAGGATGCCGGTTGGCGCGCGGCGGCTGCGCGTTACCGGGCGTTTCTCGAGGCGCACGAAACGGGGAGGGTGCTCTATCTGGAGCTGGGCGTGGGCATGAACACCCCGATCATCATCAAGTACCCTTTCTACCGGCGCGTTTACGAGAACCCCGAGGCTATCTACGCCTGCGTGAACTACGGAGAGGCGTACACGGCCGTCGAGATTCGAGACCGTTCGATCGTGCTGGATGCGGATATCGACGCGGTGCTGGGCGAGCTGCTTTGA
- a CDS encoding protein-ADP-ribose hydrolase: protein MEPGRKRHLLEELVKGLSAERGIAAPTAANEDGLWDAFRALVNTRPAWAADARWIEMQDELLTGMIAEAGISGVDSTEAVSDDGRVRLWRGDITTLDVDAIVNAANSRMLGCWVPGHHCIDNAIHTFAGVQLRAECARIMEEQGCDEPTGAAKITAAYNLPSRHVIHTVGPIADGRPNDAHRMQLASCYRSCLDLAAKYGLRSIGFCCISTGIFGFPQKEAARIAVDAVRGWLESHGGGMTVVFDVFSETDYAIYRRLLLGQQSVAR, encoded by the coding sequence ATGGAACCTGGAAGGAAACGACATCTGCTCGAAGAGCTCGTGAAGGGCCTTAGCGCCGAGCGGGGCATCGCTGCGCCGACGGCCGCCAACGAAGACGGGCTTTGGGATGCGTTCCGGGCGCTGGTGAATACACGTCCTGCATGGGCGGCCGACGCTCGCTGGATCGAGATGCAAGACGAGCTTCTGACGGGCATGATCGCCGAGGCCGGGATATCCGGCGTCGATTCCACCGAAGCCGTTTCCGACGATGGGCGCGTCCGGTTGTGGCGCGGCGACATCACGACGCTCGACGTCGATGCCATCGTGAACGCGGCCAACAGCCGGATGCTCGGATGCTGGGTGCCCGGGCACCACTGCATCGACAACGCCATCCACACCTTCGCCGGCGTCCAACTGCGAGCCGAATGCGCTCGCATCATGGAGGAGCAGGGCTGCGACGAGCCTACGGGTGCGGCCAAGATCACCGCCGCTTACAACCTGCCTTCCCGGCATGTCATCCACACGGTGGGTCCCATCGCCGACGGCCGGCCGAACGACGCGCATCGCATGCAGCTGGCATCGTGCTACCGCAGCTGCCTCGATCTTGCCGCGAAGTACGGGCTTCGCTCCATCGGCTTTTGCTGCATCAGCACCGGTATATTCGGGTTTCCCCAGAAGGAGGCGGCGCGAATCGCGGTCGATGCGGTGCGCGGCTGGCTTGAGTCGCACGGCGGCGGCATGACGGTGGTGTTCGACGTGTTCTCCGAGACGGATTACGCTATCTATCGGAGACTGCTGCTCGGCCAACAGAGTGTGGCGCGTTGA
- a CDS encoding MFS transporter translates to MDEKRTSASGSSGMSGWKRRAMTIWTGQALSYVSTQTATFVVMWHVTTSTGSAAALSLAGLAGLLPAALLSPIGGVVADRYSRKAVVLIADGGAGLVSLAMALAFAGGVTALPLVIALLAMKATATAFHGPALSAMMPQIVPERHLMGINALDQMLISGSAIAGPVLGALLYSTLGISAALFLDAACAALACFYLASARIPSHARLQIAGLASVRMELREGIACVWHDRGVRMLMLVEMAGMALLMPLGSLEPLMVYSRFGGDSWAASFVEAAFGTGLLLGSGIAMALTGVRRKVSIVLGSGAAMGAALLSCGLLPQNGYAAFVILFGLAGAGMGVYAAPVMPLVQRRIPESHLGRAMGVYSSGVLLASPVGLALAGPAAATVGIAPWFMVCGSLMLAVHLVAFASGGLRALDREAS, encoded by the coding sequence ATGGACGAAAAGCGGACAAGCGCGTCGGGCTCATCGGGCATGAGCGGTTGGAAACGCCGAGCGATGACCATATGGACGGGGCAGGCGCTCTCGTACGTGTCCACGCAGACCGCGACCTTCGTGGTGATGTGGCATGTGACCACGTCGACAGGATCAGCTGCGGCGTTGTCCTTGGCCGGTCTTGCGGGGCTTTTGCCGGCGGCGCTCCTTTCGCCCATAGGCGGCGTAGTAGCAGACCGATACAGCCGAAAGGCCGTCGTGCTGATCGCCGACGGCGGGGCGGGCCTCGTCTCGCTTGCGATGGCACTCGCCTTCGCGGGAGGCGTCACAGCGCTACCGCTGGTCATCGCCCTTCTGGCCATGAAGGCTACCGCGACGGCCTTCCACGGCCCCGCGCTTTCGGCCATGATGCCCCAGATCGTCCCCGAACGCCACCTCATGGGCATCAATGCACTCGACCAGATGCTCATCAGCGGCTCGGCCATAGCGGGACCGGTTCTCGGCGCGCTTCTCTATAGCACGCTCGGAATCTCCGCCGCCCTCTTCCTCGACGCCGCCTGCGCTGCACTCGCCTGCTTCTACCTGGCGTCGGCCCGGATCCCCTCTCATGCCCGTCTGCAGATCGCCGGACTTGCCAGCGTGCGCATGGAACTGAGGGAGGGCATTGCGTGCGTGTGGCATGACAGAGGCGTGCGCATGTTGATGCTGGTCGAGATGGCGGGCATGGCGCTGCTCATGCCCCTCGGCAGTCTGGAGCCGCTGATGGTCTATAGCCGCTTCGGCGGCGACAGCTGGGCGGCATCGTTCGTCGAAGCGGCTTTCGGCACCGGTCTCCTACTCGGCTCGGGGATCGCGATGGCGCTGACGGGTGTCCGCCGCAAGGTGTCGATCGTCTTGGGATCGGGTGCCGCGATGGGCGCCGCCCTGCTTTCCTGCGGCCTGCTGCCGCAGAACGGCTACGCGGCCTTCGTCATCCTTTTCGGCCTAGCGGGTGCAGGTATGGGCGTATACGCCGCACCTGTCATGCCCCTGGTGCAGCGGCGTATCCCCGAAAGCCATCTTGGACGGGCGATGGGCGTCTACTCTTCGGGCGTGCTCCTGGCATCGCCTGTGGGCCTCGCACTTGCCGGACCTGCGGCCGCGACGGTCGGCATCGCTCCGTGGTTCATGGTTTGCGGCTCGCTCATGCTGGCCGTCCACCTCGTAGCATTTGCGTCTGGCGGCCTTCGCGCGCTCGATAGGGAAGCTTCCTAG
- a CDS encoding MerR family transcriptional regulator: MNRALRSGQFARLCRTTKDTLRHYEDIGLLSPAFIAENGYKNYLPDQVMDFMLISSLRDAGCSLADIKRFLEGDKGELREVIAKRMEALGRQIALLERKRDLLASFVERIDELETWRGGAGELTSGSWRIQECPEAHYIETRLPLAGDIEVTFDALADHIAYCNGKGLELLAESQQASYRIERSCFAADSYQLGFFLCTQTLRPVPCDRYRLRPAGRYLRYLSALPLGAVRDDGPLEENLVFEMYRKIALVMKHEGIALMGDAYTTELSLGTIDGSDFLWAETNVMVA, from the coding sequence ATGAACAGGGCGCTTCGCAGTGGGCAGTTCGCTCGCTTGTGCCGGACCACCAAGGACACGTTGCGGCACTATGAGGATATCGGGCTGCTGTCACCTGCCTTCATTGCCGAAAATGGCTACAAGAACTACCTTCCCGACCAGGTCATGGACTTCATGCTCATCTCATCGCTTAGGGATGCGGGTTGTTCCCTTGCGGATATCAAGCGGTTCCTGGAAGGCGACAAGGGCGAACTTAGGGAGGTCATAGCCAAGCGCATGGAGGCACTCGGTCGGCAGATCGCCCTCCTTGAGCGCAAGCGAGATCTGCTCGCAAGTTTCGTCGAGCGCATCGACGAGCTCGAAACGTGGCGAGGTGGGGCAGGCGAGCTGACATCCGGCTCTTGGCGCATCCAAGAATGCCCCGAGGCGCACTACATCGAGACGCGCCTGCCCCTCGCCGGCGACATCGAAGTGACGTTCGACGCGCTTGCCGACCACATCGCCTACTGCAACGGGAAGGGATTGGAGCTCCTTGCCGAGTCGCAGCAGGCGTCTTACCGCATAGAACGCTCCTGCTTTGCGGCCGATAGCTATCAGCTCGGCTTCTTCCTGTGCACGCAGACCCTGCGTCCCGTACCTTGCGACCGATACCGGCTGCGTCCCGCAGGACGCTATCTGCGGTATCTGAGCGCCCTGCCCCTCGGTGCGGTCAGGGATGACGGTCCGCTCGAAGAGAACCTGGTATTCGAGATGTATAGGAAGATCGCCCTGGTTATGAAGCACGAGGGAATCGCGCTCATGGGAGATGCCTATACGACGGAGTTGTCGCTCGGCACTATCGACGGTTCGGATTTCCTGTGGGCGGAAACGAACGTGATGGTAGCGTAA
- a CDS encoding Fic family protein, translating to MFSLNIAVSFLRSTLLSSVASRCGKQREATWGEPRHDSGIIPGGLQWEPAFWRRSEPASTGASTITRPEGVAGEIGGLLREYDPRAAHMLEQIIEFHVKFERIYPFQDGNGRVGRLIMLKECLASNVVPFVIAASMKAYYYRGLSEWNRERGYLTETCLAAQDRFKTWMDYFRIPHGE from the coding sequence ATGTTCTCGCTCAACATTGCGGTCTCCTTCCTTCGATCGACTTTATTATCGTCGGTAGCGAGCCGTTGCGGCAAGCAACGGGAAGCGACATGGGGCGAACCCAGGCATGATTCAGGCATCATACCTGGCGGCTTGCAATGGGAGCCCGCCTTCTGGAGGAGAAGCGAGCCGGCGTCCACGGGGGCATCTACCATAACGCGGCCCGAAGGAGTTGCAGGAGAGATCGGCGGGCTCCTGCGGGAATACGACCCGAGGGCGGCTCACATGCTCGAGCAGATCATCGAGTTTCACGTCAAGTTCGAGCGCATCTATCCCTTCCAGGACGGAAACGGCCGCGTCGGCCGGCTCATCATGCTGAAGGAATGCCTGGCGAGCAACGTCGTGCCGTTTGTCATCGCCGCCAGCATGAAGGCCTATTACTACCGCGGTCTCTCGGAGTGGAACCGGGAGCGGGGGTATCTGACCGAGACGTGCCTCGCTGCGCAGGATCGGTTCAAGACGTGGATGGACTATTTCCGCATCCCGCATGGCGAGTAG
- a CDS encoding helix-turn-helix domain-containing protein — MLSENIRAVRESRGLSQEELAIKLNVVRQTVSKWERGLSVPDSDMLVSMSEVLDASVGALLGETVSEPEADNLSAIAEKLQVVDLQLARGRKLWRRLVRGTLLALAIAIVLVFACLILLGSPYSYWDFSDPELAVAGALYHGFEWAFVRIAPIVLVAAIAGLFLLRKRE; from the coding sequence ATGTTGAGCGAGAACATCCGAGCGGTCCGCGAATCGCGCGGCCTCTCTCAGGAAGAGCTGGCGATCAAACTGAACGTCGTTCGCCAGACTGTCTCAAAATGGGAGCGCGGCCTTTCGGTTCCCGACTCCGATATGCTTGTCTCGATGTCGGAAGTGCTCGATGCTTCCGTGGGGGCGCTGCTTGGTGAAACCGTTTCGGAACCTGAAGCGGATAACCTTAGTGCAATTGCCGAAAAGCTCCAGGTCGTCGACCTCCAGCTCGCTCGTGGGAGGAAGTTGTGGCGGAGATTGGTCCGCGGAACCCTGCTCGCCTTGGCCATTGCGATCGTCCTCGTCTTCGCGTGCCTGATTCTGCTGGGAAGCCCTTACTCGTATTGGGACTTCTCCGATCCCGAGCTGGCGGTCGCGGGCGCCCTATATCACGGATTTGAGTGGGCTTTCGTCCGAATTGCGCCGATCGTGCTTGTCGCAGCGATCGCCGGGCTCTTCCTCTTACGGAAACGAGAGTAA
- a CDS encoding TerC family protein yields the protein MFDLSIFASPDAWIALITLTFLEIVLGIDNIVFITITTDRLPESQQHLGRKLGLAGAFLMRALFLSVAAFLTHLIQPLFTIDLGFFSHGFSVRDIILLLGGAYLIYKGIDELRSLLRLDELKEKHEEGASGHVKKLALGQAIGTIMVMDLVFSIDSVITAVGLSDYLIIMILAVLIAIVLMMVFIDAISDFINKHIEMKILALVFISVIGILLVLDSMGLHTDIELLDMHVEKLMVYFAMVFAVVLEFIQMRYNSNAKKWLEENSPESR from the coding sequence ATGTTCGACCTTTCGATATTCGCCTCGCCCGATGCGTGGATCGCCCTGATCACGCTCACGTTCCTCGAGATCGTGCTGGGAATCGACAACATCGTGTTCATCACGATCACAACCGACCGCCTGCCCGAATCCCAGCAGCATCTGGGACGCAAGCTGGGTCTGGCGGGGGCCTTCCTCATGCGCGCGCTGTTCCTAAGCGTCGCCGCCTTCCTCACGCACTTGATCCAGCCGCTGTTCACCATCGACCTCGGCTTCTTCTCGCACGGGTTCTCGGTGCGCGACATCATCCTTCTTCTGGGCGGCGCCTACCTCATCTACAAGGGCATCGATGAGCTGCGCAGCCTGCTTCGCCTCGACGAGCTGAAAGAGAAGCACGAAGAGGGTGCGAGCGGGCATGTGAAGAAGCTCGCGCTCGGCCAGGCGATCGGCACCATCATGGTTATGGACCTGGTGTTTTCCATCGACTCGGTCATCACCGCCGTGGGCCTGTCCGACTACCTGATCATCATGATCCTGGCCGTCCTCATCGCCATCGTGCTGATGATGGTGTTCATCGACGCCATCTCGGACTTCATCAACAAGCACATTGAGATGAAGATCCTCGCGCTCGTGTTCATCTCGGTCATCGGCATCCTGCTCGTGCTCGACTCCATGGGCCTGCACACCGACATCGAGCTGCTCGACATGCACGTGGAGAAGCTCATGGTGTACTTCGCCATGGTGTTCGCGGTGGTGCTCGAGTTCATCCAGATGCGCTACAACTCCAACGCCAAGAAGTGGCTGGAGGAGAATTCCCCCGAGTCGCGCTAA
- a CDS encoding diacylglycerol/lipid kinase family protein: protein MKLLVINNLKAGYADGAIYDYVRFVNKDADEICIRSTDGFIDAQALLHDAANFDAVVAAGGDGTVATVSYHLAKTGIPILPFPAGTANLLANNLLAPIEPYALATMTRDMRTLDFDLGEIEVAGERFGFGIMAGAGYDATIMHDARPSKKLLGPMAYFQAAVSNPLPKKSHLTIALDDQTIECDALGVLLVNFSKIQFDITVTHENLPRDGSLDVVILKAENAFGLLPALLAGFLDRDGEFPDRTDSLEIHRSKTVHVQADPPMHIQYDGETPGLTTPFSARVIEEGARFILSENGFDRFCGAGPHSRPKR, encoded by the coding sequence ATGAAACTGCTCGTTATCAACAACTTGAAGGCGGGATACGCCGACGGGGCCATCTACGACTACGTGCGCTTCGTCAACAAAGACGCCGACGAGATCTGCATCCGCTCGACCGACGGCTTCATCGACGCACAGGCCCTGCTCCACGATGCCGCCAACTTCGATGCGGTGGTGGCGGCCGGCGGGGACGGAACGGTGGCGACGGTGTCGTACCATCTGGCGAAGACGGGGATACCCATCCTCCCCTTCCCCGCAGGCACCGCGAATCTCCTGGCGAACAACCTGCTTGCCCCCATAGAGCCCTACGCTCTGGCCACCATGACCCGCGATATGCGCACGCTCGATTTCGACCTGGGCGAGATCGAGGTGGCCGGAGAGAGGTTCGGGTTCGGGATCATGGCCGGCGCAGGGTACGACGCCACCATCATGCACGACGCGCGTCCCTCGAAAAAGCTTCTGGGCCCGATGGCCTATTTCCAGGCGGCCGTGTCCAACCCGCTGCCCAAGAAGTCCCACCTCACCATCGCGCTCGACGACCAGACCATAGAATGCGACGCGCTGGGGGTCCTGCTGGTCAACTTCTCGAAGATCCAGTTCGACATCACGGTCACGCACGAGAACCTCCCGCGCGACGGGTCGCTCGACGTGGTGATCCTGAAGGCGGAAAACGCCTTCGGGCTGCTCCCCGCGCTGTTGGCGGGTTTTCTGGATCGAGACGGGGAGTTCCCCGACCGCACCGATTCGCTGGAGATCCACCGCTCGAAAACCGTGCACGTGCAGGCCGATCCCCCCATGCACATCCAATACGACGGAGAGACCCCCGGGCTCACCACGCCCTTCTCCGCCCGTGTGATCGAAGAGGGGGCGCGGTTCATCCTGTCCGAAAACGGCTTCGACCGGTTCTGCGGCGCAGGGCCGCACAGCCGGCCGAAGCGATAG
- the rnd gene encoding ribonuclease D — MYIESQDELVSFVQRAANSSLLAIDTEFLREKTYYAKLCLLQIATDDEVVIIDPLAVSDITALAPLLVDERIVKIFHAGHQDLELLYRNVGVLPSPVFDTQIAAALLGHTQQIGYGSLVGALCGVRIKKADSFTDWSHRPLSDSQIQYAGEDVVYLPKIYATMKRRLEEKGRLEWLRNDFAELSDPSRYEVDERERFRRLKHVSSLSRCQMAAAREMAAWREAAARERNIPRKWVLSDEQIVEACKREPRTIDDLFMVRGMRERLNVRDARTIISRVASAMNAPASTWPDSGNPSKSEPNVDMQVDLMMAIVRMRARENDIAIPTLASHDDLTKIARGYCDDVEILRGWRRELIGAELLDLLNGRIALSVENGSVRVDRF; from the coding sequence ATGTACATAGAAAGCCAAGACGAGCTTGTCTCCTTCGTCCAACGGGCTGCGAATTCCTCGCTTCTGGCGATCGACACCGAGTTCCTCCGCGAGAAAACCTACTACGCGAAGCTCTGTCTGCTGCAGATCGCCACCGATGACGAAGTGGTCATCATCGATCCTTTGGCCGTATCCGACATCACCGCGCTCGCGCCGCTTCTGGTCGACGAGCGCATCGTCAAGATCTTTCACGCGGGTCACCAGGATCTCGAGCTTCTGTACCGCAACGTGGGCGTTTTGCCCTCGCCTGTGTTCGACACGCAGATCGCCGCAGCGCTTTTAGGGCACACCCAGCAGATCGGATACGGGTCGCTGGTGGGGGCCCTGTGCGGGGTGCGGATCAAGAAAGCGGACTCGTTCACCGACTGGTCGCACCGCCCCCTGTCCGACTCCCAGATCCAGTACGCGGGAGAGGACGTGGTCTACCTTCCCAAGATCTACGCGACGATGAAGCGCCGTCTGGAGGAGAAGGGCCGTCTGGAGTGGCTGCGCAACGATTTCGCCGAGCTGTCCGACCCGTCGCGCTACGAGGTTGACGAGCGCGAACGGTTCCGCCGGCTGAAGCACGTCTCGTCCCTGTCGCGCTGCCAGATGGCCGCTGCGCGCGAGATGGCCGCCTGGCGGGAAGCCGCCGCGCGCGAACGCAACATACCCCGCAAGTGGGTCCTGTCAGACGAGCAGATCGTCGAGGCCTGCAAACGCGAGCCGCGCACCATCGACGATCTGTTCATGGTCCGCGGCATGCGCGAGCGGCTGAACGTGCGCGACGCCCGCACGATCATCTCGCGGGTCGCATCGGCGATGAACGCGCCGGCCAGCACCTGGCCCGACTCGGGGAATCCGTCGAAAAGCGAGCCCAACGTCGACATGCAGGTCGATCTCATGATGGCCATCGTGCGCATGCGGGCGCGCGAGAACGACATCGCCATCCCGACGCTTGCCAGCCACGACGACCTGACCAAGATCGCCCGCGGGTACTGCGACGACGTCGAGATCCTGCGCGGGTGGCGCCGCGAGCTGATCGGGGCGGAGCTGCTCGATCTTCTGAACGGGAGGATCGCGCTTTCGGTGGAGAACGGCTCGGTGCGCGTCGATCGGTTCTGA
- a CDS encoding zinc metallopeptidase, translated as MFSMSYLLLIAATIAIGAGATFYVNNRLKHYSKVPVTNGMTGAEAARRMLAYYGIQGVDVHRGGEGQDFFDPRSNSISLSPDVYDGRSVTATATACHECGHAYQYAQDYTPMKLRTAIVPAVNAASNAWVFLLMIGIALNVAGFVNLAIIMYAVVVLFSLVTLPVEFDASRRAMAYMGSVNLPETERKGSFDVLRACALTYVAAALTSILQLVWLLSQRSE; from the coding sequence ATGTTTTCCATGAGCTATCTGCTGCTCATCGCCGCGACGATCGCCATCGGAGCCGGAGCGACGTTTTACGTGAACAATCGGCTCAAGCATTACTCCAAGGTCCCCGTCACCAACGGAATGACCGGAGCCGAGGCGGCGCGCAGGATGCTCGCTTATTACGGTATCCAGGGCGTCGACGTGCATCGCGGCGGAGAGGGCCAGGATTTCTTCGATCCGCGCTCGAACTCCATCAGCCTGTCTCCCGACGTCTACGACGGGCGCTCGGTGACGGCCACTGCAACCGCCTGCCACGAGTGCGGGCACGCCTACCAGTACGCCCAGGACTACACGCCCATGAAGCTGCGCACGGCCATCGTGCCCGCGGTGAACGCCGCTTCGAACGCCTGGGTGTTCCTGCTGATGATCGGTATCGCGCTCAACGTCGCGGGCTTCGTCAACCTCGCCATCATCATGTACGCCGTCGTGGTGCTGTTCAGCCTCGTGACCCTGCCGGTCGAGTTCGACGCGTCGCGCCGGGCCATGGCCTATATGGGCTCGGTGAACCTCCCCGAGACCGAGCGCAAGGGCTCTTTCGACGTCTTGCGCGCCTGCGCCCTCACCTACGTCGCCGCGGCCCTGACCTCGATCCTCCAGCTGGTGTGGCTGCTCAGCCAGAGAAGCGAGTAG
- the xseA gene encoding exodeoxyribonuclease VII large subunit, giving the protein MAAQPEKRVAMGGPFATEAPASDALGVSEAMGLAKTALESFTVKIVGEVSEVSVKPGYKAAYFTIKDAKSALPCMMWNNRYAASGVQLQMGMLVEVVGRFTLYVAKGRMNFDVSSIQVAGQGDLRIRVANLARKLEAEGLMARERKRPIPKYPERIGVVTSPRGAAVHDVMRTLRRRFPIADVLLAGVPVEGERAPSHIIQGIEAVAAAGAEVVLVVRGGGSYEDLMPFNDEQLARAIAACPVPVVTGIGHEPDNSIADMVSDFRASTPTAAAETVSPSREYLQNAFSIRSKALADRVSSRIEFASAHLARVETRPVFSDTMQLFAGDALSIDHFENRLRAGLGEAVSRRERDVAIRGDAIARQGRDLLDRREREIALAAARLSDLSPLNVIARGYSITRNAAGSVVRSVSQVETGERLEVTVADGVVACEAVGVGRDGSPKPPIS; this is encoded by the coding sequence GTGGCTGCTCAGCCAGAGAAGCGAGTAGCCATGGGCGGCCCCTTCGCAACCGAAGCCCCCGCCTCCGACGCCCTCGGCGTCTCAGAGGCGATGGGGCTGGCCAAAACCGCTCTCGAGTCCTTCACGGTCAAGATCGTGGGCGAGGTGTCCGAGGTTTCGGTCAAACCCGGTTACAAGGCCGCCTACTTCACCATCAAGGACGCCAAATCCGCGCTTCCCTGCATGATGTGGAACAACCGCTACGCCGCGTCGGGCGTGCAGCTCCAGATGGGCATGCTGGTCGAGGTGGTGGGCCGCTTCACCCTGTACGTGGCGAAGGGGCGCATGAACTTCGACGTGTCCTCCATCCAGGTGGCGGGACAGGGGGACCTGAGGATCCGCGTTGCCAACCTGGCCCGCAAGCTGGAAGCCGAGGGGCTCATGGCGCGCGAGCGCAAGCGCCCCATCCCCAAGTACCCCGAGCGCATCGGCGTGGTCACGTCGCCGCGCGGCGCGGCCGTCCACGACGTCATGCGCACGCTGCGCCGCCGTTTCCCCATCGCCGACGTACTTCTGGCCGGCGTCCCGGTCGAGGGGGAGCGCGCGCCTTCCCATATCATCCAGGGAATCGAGGCGGTCGCGGCTGCGGGAGCCGAAGTGGTGCTGGTCGTGCGCGGGGGCGGGTCGTACGAGGACCTCATGCCGTTCAACGACGAGCAGCTCGCCCGCGCCATCGCCGCCTGCCCGGTGCCCGTCGTCACGGGGATCGGGCACGAGCCCGATAACTCCATCGCCGATATGGTGTCCGATTTTCGGGCCTCCACCCCCACGGCGGCGGCCGAAACCGTCAGCCCGTCGCGCGAATACCTGCAAAACGCTTTCAGCATCAGGTCGAAAGCGCTTGCCGATCGCGTCTCGTCGCGCATCGAGTTCGCGAGCGCGCATCTCGCCCGCGTAGAGACGCGCCCGGTCTTTTCCGACACCATGCAGCTGTTCGCCGGCGATGCGCTTTCCATCGACCATTTCGAGAACCGGCTGCGCGCCGGGTTGGGCGAGGCCGTCTCCCGCCGCGAACGCGACGTCGCGATCAGGGGGGATGCTATCGCTCGCCAGGGTAGGGACCTGCTCGACCGCCGCGAGCGCGAGATCGCGCTGGCCGCCGCGCGTCTAAGCGACCTGTCGCCGCTCAACGTGATCGCGCGCGGGTATTCGATCACCAGGAACGCCGCGGGGTCGGTCGTCCGATCGGTTTCCCAGGTCGAAACGGGGGAGCGGTTGGAAGTGACCGTCGCCGACGGCGTCGTCGCCTGCGAAGCCGTCGGCGTCGGGCGCGACGGTTCCCCGAAACCGCCTATCAGCTAA
- the xseB gene encoding exodeoxyribonuclease VII small subunit, with protein sequence MSEDMRPIEELSFREAMAELDSIVGMLESNTLELEESLVKYERGVALLRALKGRLGEAQQKVEVLMGELSGDKDDEARDTTLS encoded by the coding sequence ATGTCTGAGGATATGAGGCCCATCGAAGAGCTTTCGTTTCGGGAGGCCATGGCCGAGCTCGACTCGATCGTGGGCATGCTGGAAAGCAACACCCTCGAACTCGAGGAGAGCCTCGTCAAGTACGAGCGCGGTGTAGCGCTGCTGCGCGCCCTCAAGGGTCGTTTGGGCGAAGCCCAGCAGAAGGTCGAAGTGCTGATGGGCGAGCTCAGCGGCGACAAGGACGACGAGGCGCGCGACACCACGCTCTCCTAG
- a CDS encoding histidine triad nucleotide-binding protein, whose protein sequence is MQRDDCLFCKIIRGEIPSSKVYEDEYVYAFDDVSPQMPVHTLIVPKNHYDNIAAGIPVEELGHLFAAVEKVADIKGVREQGFRTLVNTGAHAGQTVFHLHVHVLGGAPMNSGDPSL, encoded by the coding sequence ATGCAGAGAGACGACTGCTTGTTCTGCAAGATCATCAGGGGGGAGATCCCTTCCTCCAAGGTGTACGAGGACGAGTACGTGTACGCGTTCGACGACGTGAGCCCCCAGATGCCCGTGCACACGCTCATCGTTCCCAAGAACCACTACGACAACATCGCCGCGGGGATCCCGGTCGAAGAGCTGGGGCACCTGTTCGCCGCCGTCGAGAAGGTGGCCGACATCAAGGGCGTGCGCGAGCAGGGGTTCCGCACGCTGGTCAACACGGGCGCCCATGCGGGGCAGACGGTGTTCCACCTGCACGTGCATGTGCTGGGCGGCGCGCCCATGAACAGCGGCGATCCGTCTCTGTAG